A region of Toxorhynchites rutilus septentrionalis strain SRP chromosome 1, ASM2978413v1, whole genome shotgun sequence DNA encodes the following proteins:
- the LOC129775080 gene encoding uncharacterized protein LOC129775080, whose amino-acid sequence MSETNSSPSRVETRTLSFVSFDTNDFEELADSQSTTFDGVDNTGKDNEQPPFGFLLKGTDLSRVEIKSLSVEFPAKVCKKGMELNAPEIECRIFETSVSQMQERSTNDMQDSIVSFDTNDLEGSTKSQDTTYSSDVDVTELVFNTTDFENLRKEIKEKGNSNRIKYNVKVAECGATATKRLYSGASIYECSFYINKKNIEMCKHYDQHNIMQSKTKVGDAKYKQQKHRRPFIVALEDLLKIKYEEFNIYCIININSHNCNKSGWLFYGVCAHKTCRSYRFKIVSVTDGDNIYKVDVYVNVAMTLIHGENLKAAYCKGVKRNINMKKLQLQKPLELRTKLINEKKKREPFEKVDIVSKNVLKKISSEAKSKLNRDIDDFQDLIKMSEDNGSYIKNVFRKPFGVICFNTKMFKELRKNKTYSPIFYMDGTGSVVRYSKAEKRVQIYVLVAYNYRSNFSVPVTTFVTESQKTVDFHNWLNIFRASYESGSSMNKLNKIARIVSVDWSWSLIGGLIRALNNQHHTLPEYIRDCYKVCIRELNLNFTIIHLCYSHFMNVVSKDLKSAPINIKHKFMDCMRLAVRATNLVDLIDLFIIMTCIFGSANENRMLETSLKELDAKINDRTSFDSESAGKFDYTGIGEPEILKKDEDKIFLGSPFYALLKETFETTLKQIDDLSQGSQNPLYFKGFLEDVALKKYMPVVCLWSNIIVSQIDSNPDTISNARVESFFRTLKHNVMKGQLYERITHFLRKLQSYIESLFHFSDFDIEDIYATDKGISNAKKRQDDRIAEYDRFVGNVEDIEDEWHSPYFQKDASTHLFKKKKKQETNSLNTQLEQSTQKHPDSKENSDNNRKRSLEEDLETTCNLSSIHQFIDKGFEFPVTTKWYFGEFPSEYESIGVSSMIVSSEMLQTLDAHTYMDGETLDAIIAVAIKECEVESVKLVSTYMSRNLFDTTQLKEVLDRKRDYVLPVLTNTSGVWVVPLNVRAGQAPTKQVGRGNHWVLFIADFMNRETFYLDPLETASPYLKDVQEEFLKAVSSIRRLKNQPFDSTNWQSGSKNIAHDKQNDDYNCGVYVAKYAQNFLLKKPLTGLGNMDSERKQIKIKLLNTAVIKICLYCSSLKSLILSCQSCGRRCCSRCAPNMVLKIPSTKQCEICSKIKMI is encoded by the coding sequence TCGCATTTTTGAAACATCAGTAAGTCAAATGCAAGAGAGATCAACGAACGACATGCAAGACTCGattgtttcatttgataccaatgatCTTGAAGGATCGACCAAATCACAAGATACTACTTATAGCAGTGATGTAGATGTAACTGAACTTGTGTTCAATACAACGGACTTTGAAAACCTACGAAAAGAGATAAAAGAAAAAGGCAACAGTAACAGGATCAAATACAATGTCAAGGTTGCGGAATGTGGGGCAACTGCCACAAAAAGACTTTATAGTGGTGCTTCAATTTACGAGTGTTCTTTTTACATCAACAAGAAGAACATTGAAATGTGTAAACATTATGATCAACATAATATAATGCAAAGCAAAACCAAGGTTGGCGATGCTAAATATAAGCAACAAAAGCATAGAAGGCCTTTTATAGTGGCCTTAGAAGATTTGTTAAAAATCAAATATGAAGAATTCAATATCTATTGTATAATCAATATAAATTCTCATAATTGCAACAAATCTGGCTGGCTATTTTATGGTGTCTGCGCTCACAAGACCTGCAGATCTTATCGTTTCAAAATTGTTTCTGTTACGGATGGTGATAACATATATAAAGTCGATGTCTATGTTAATGTCGCTATGACCCTGATACACGGGGAAAACCTGAAAGCGGCATATTGCAAAGGAGTAAAAAGaaacataaatatgaaaaaactgcAGCTCCAAAAACCACTTGAATTACGAACTAAGTTGAtcaacgaaaagaaaaaaagggaaCCATTCGAGAAGGTAGACATTGTCAGcaaaaatgtattgaaaaaaattagcagTGAAGCTAAATCGAAGCTTAACAGGGATATTGATGATTTTCAAGATTTGATAAAAATGTCTGAGGATAACGGATCTtatatcaaaaatgtgtttagaAAGCCCTTTGGTGTAATTTGTTTtaatacaaaaatgttcaaagagCTGAGAAAAAACAAGACTTACAGTCCTATTTTCTACATGGATGGTACTGGATCGGTTGTACGATATTCAAAAGCTGAGAAGCGTgttcaaatatatgttttggtCGCATACAATTACCGGTCAAATTTTAGTGTACCCGTAACAACCTTTGTGACTGAAAGCCAaaaaacagtagacttccacAATTGGTTGAATATATTTCGTGCTTCGTACGAGTCAGGCAGCTctatgaataaattgaataaaatagcgaGAATTGTTAGTGTTGATTGGAGCTGGTCACTGATTGGTGGATTGATACGGGCTCTTAATAATCAACACCATACACTACCAGAGTATATCCGAGATtgttataaagtttgcataagaGAACTCAATCTCAATTTCACTATCATTCATTTATGCTACAGTCATTTCATGAATGTAGTTTCTAAGGACTTGAAATCTGCTCCAATCAACATAAAACATAAGTTCATGGACTGTATGCGATTGGCTGTACGTGCTACAAACTTAGTGGACTTAATCGATCTGTTTATCATTATGACATGCATTTTTGGATCTGCAAATGAGAACCGAATGCTTGAGACATCACTAAAAGAACTAGATGCAAAAATTAATGATAGAACAAGCTTCGATTCAGAAAGCGCTGGTAAATTTGATTATACTGGCATCGGTGAAccagaaattctaaaaaaagatgAGGACAAAATCTTCTTGGGATCGCCTTTTTATGCGTTGTTAAaagaaacatttgaaacaacATTAAAACAAATAGATGATCTCAGCCAAGGATCACAGAACCCACTGTATTTCAAAGGATTCTTGGAAGATGTCgccttgaaaaaatacatgccTGTGGTTTGTTTGTGGTCAAATATAATAGTATCTCAAATTGACTCGAATCCGGATACTATTTCAAACGCAAGGGTTGAAAGCTTCTTCCGAACATTGAAACACAATGTTATGAAAGGTCAGCTCTACGAAAGAATAACACATTTTCTTCGAAAACTACAATCGTATATTGAATCTCTGTTCCACTTTTCCGACTTTGACATTGAAGATATATACGCTACTGATAAAGGAATAAGTAATGCTAAAAAACGTCAAGATGATAGAATCGCAGAATATGACAGATTTGTCGGAAACGTAGAAGACATAGAGGACGAATGGCATAGTCCATACTTTCAAAAAgatgcttcaacccacttgttcaagaagaaaaagaagcagGAAACTAACAGCTTAAACACACAACTtgaacaatcaacacagaagcaCCCAGATTCAAAGGAAAACAGTGATAACAACAGAAAAAGATCATTAGAAGAAGATTTAGAAACTACCTGTAATCTGTCCTCTATTCATCAATTCATTGACAAAGGATTTGAATTTCCAGTTACCACCAAATGGTATTTCGGTGAGTTTCCTTCAGAATATGAGAGCATAGGAGTAAGTAGTATGATTGTAagctcagaaatgcttcaaacgcTCGATGCACATACATATATGGATGGAGAAACCTTAGATGCGATAATTGCAGTGGCCATAAAAGAATGTGAGGTCGAAAGCGTAAAATTGGTATCAACTTACATGTCGAGAAACTTGTTTGATACAACTCAACTAAAAGAAGTATTGGATAGGAAACGAGATTATGTTTTACCAGTTCTAACCAATACATCGGGAGTATGGGTGGTTCCTTTGAATGTTAGAGCTGGGCAAGCACCCACCAAGCAAGTTGGAAGAGGGAACCATTGGGTTCTCTTCATTGCTGATTTTATGAATAGAGAAACTTTTTATTTAGATCCTCTCGAAACAGCATCCCCATATTTGAAGGACGTACAAGAAGAATTTTTGAAGGCAGTAAGCTCTATtcggagacttaaaaatcaaccATTTGATTCAACCAATTGGCAAAGCGGCTCGAAAAATATTGCGCACGACAAGCAAAACGACGACTACAACTGTGGTGTATATGTAGCTAAATATGCACAAAACTTTCTTTTGAAGAAACCGTTGACCGGGCTAGGAAACATGGATTCTGAGaggaaacaaatcaaaataaaactccTAAATACAGCagtaataaaaatttgtttatacTGCAGCAGcttgaaatcactaattttgtCATGTCAATCATGTGGACGGAGGTGTTGCAGTAGATGCGCCCCAAATATGGTGCTAAAAATTCCATCTACAAAACAATGTGaaatatgttcgaaaattaaaatgatataa